The genomic window CGAGGGGGCTTCGATAAATTGCAACATGGCATTCCAGAGATCGCGCAAATTGATCGGCTTAGAAACATAGCCATCACAGCCAGCCGCAATCGCCTTTTCAGCATCGCCCTTGAGCGCGTTGGCCGTCACCGCTACAATCGGAATCGTGGCCGTTTGTGGCGTATCACGCAAGCGTCGCGCTACCTCGTAACCATCAATATCGGGCAAGTTAATATCCAACAAGATAATCTGTGGATTATGCGCC from Chloroflexota bacterium includes these protein-coding regions:
- a CDS encoding response regulator; the encoded protein is MSTTVVLYIEDNPDNMLLVERLLIARGCQMLKAINGSTGIELALAHNPQIILLDINLPDIDGYEVARRLRDTPQTATIPIVAVTANALKGDAEKAIAAGCDGYVSKPINLRDLWNAMLQFIEAPST